A window of Meriones unguiculatus strain TT.TT164.6M chromosome 13 unlocalized genomic scaffold, Bangor_MerUng_6.1 Chr13_unordered_Scaffold_45, whole genome shotgun sequence genomic DNA:
cacatacagtcAAAATGACTGCCTAGATTAGCCATCACACTAGGCAATGCAGAAAAACCGAGAAAGAGGTTTTTGCTGGGGCAGGCAATAAGAGCATGTGaggcctttccaaagcaatggttttcttcaacaaagcaagcactgggatttcaCTTAGGGAATATGGATATGGCTAAATGTGGGTTCACCTACTCTGAGCCatgctaaataatatctatgctaaaTTAAATCCTACTCTGAATGTAATCACAATGTAAAATCAGAGCTTTAAGGGCACTCTTTGCACAAAGTCATGCTGAAATATATGTAATTTCAAAGaatgatggacagaaatgcctttggaacttttattttggaccacaatttcttacctgaaaattaagtaaatgacTCTACTAAAGTAGATTGCTCAGTAGGCAATGCCTTCTAGTAATCATGATTTCTGATCTATCAGGTTGATGTTTTAATGCTACATTTCCCACttatacaaaggacagagagcaccaATTCACAAAACTTCAATTCAAATATACATCTGTCAGCACTGGGGCCAGTATCCTTGAGGGGAAAATGCAATATACTGTATATTTTTGGAATCGTTTTGATACATAATACTTCCACATAACAATGGATGCTTTAGAATTTAATCTGTGgatttgggcatggtggcacacacctagaataacagcactcaggaaggatgAAGCCCAAATTTGGGGCCAACCCGGTCTACAAATTgagaacaggacagccaaggctacacaaggaaattctgtctgtaaaacaaacaaacaaacaaacaaacaagcagacaactcactctgtggaccaagatgaccataatctcagaGGAATTAgcctaccatggactcccaggtctaggctGACAGTGATGTACTTCTGATCCAAATggagatatgtttttaaaatgacctatccttgaatcaaggaacgaaatgataaaataagatgtacaaaggaaacatttttcttttaatgaacagtggTAAATCTTCAAATGCTACAATTATTTACACCTGAAAATCATTTGTCATCAATAAGTGGGTTCTTTGCTTTGTTAATATTATCCATTTAAACTTGTttgagtgtgtttctgtgtacatACCTATGctatggtgtgtgtatatgtgccagtgagaggacaacttgttgctatttattatctgcATCCCATATGTGCGTTCTCAGCATGGAACtcaaagagtcttttggccagtgaccacaatGGCCTTTATTTAGGTtgaaaaaatatttgtgtatgtgctagtgtgtgagtttgcatatacaACGGCACAATTTTACAAATGTTAAAAACATTTGTAGGAGTGATATAGGCTACTCAAAGTTTGAGCTCAAATCAAGGTTAGCAAcaaccaactttacccactgagacaattctctgacattcacttgtagttctgagaaagtgttatgaacaagtctttactcctaagaatgaactaacccatttcaaaacacaaaacagtaaattattttcatttgctaatagcatttattattcaagtCACATCATTTTtcctccatcctcagatgacaatttgtttacaatctgaatagaagacaatattataCTGATGTACTGTTTCaactaagtttatttgagtatcaatgaactcggTGGGGGAATGACTGTGGTATGTAAAACTGGCAACATAAccttgaacatcatataacaatgacaaaacccacaaagtgtcacacacCCTTCATATATCTGCCATGGCCTAAGATCCCATatttacattacacacacacaacatgcttttttgaaatacatctcattgcttttacattatctaacacctcaagataattctcttagaagtCAGTTCTCCAAGATGATGTGACATATAGTAAATATGTGAACACGAagaagcatggaacttcaaacaatatatacatatataaacacttaCTATTGAGCATCTTAATACTAATTACTGACAaccaagcaagactgaaaacaaacGTCTTAATGGAATTTGTAACATAGAAAAAGTACcacgctttctcagagacccttccttgaaaactatgatcacagactgcctgatataaataagcaatgggccacatagatgatggagatcccattctatacattgcagcagaaaaataactttcaccaagtggaaatgcattagaacatgaaagccaccacagaaagaatatcagaacaacctaataaacttctgtgagtAGATTTGCTGCACATACAGCATACTTCAATATCTACTCCAGTGTTTCAAAATAATGACCACAACCACAgctggtgatctcctccattacatttaagtgaatattgtaaatcatttacttcctccaagactatgagaaaaacatttaaaggagtttcttttcttgaaagagaatatatttattatgtccaaagtcatCACATCTTATATAAAAATAGGTTTGCTCTCTTCTaggaattcttttctacttcttgacatcaagatgatatataaagatttaacatagttacagtactagagacatggctgtgaagttaagacaagttcattcccaggacctaggtcaggtttttgacaactttctgtaattcctgttacaagaagatcaaatggaaaccagaatggacaggcatataaacacacaaagacacactgagataatgatggaaattaaaataaattcttaaccaaatatatgtttactcaagAATGTTTTACTTGTGTAAGCATGCATTCCTGTAACTCAAGGGTTGAGGCAACTACAGTCTTATCCACAGaatttttcttcatcaaaaatTCCTTCATGTAAGTGAAATCAAATGTGTAGGGTGAAgtgagagaaatgaatccttctaagttggtggtatcatttgtgAATGTTTAGGAAATACAGCAGAAAcctaaggtttctctccagtgtgagttcttttatgtatttggaggcTGTATCTTACTTGGGAAGGGCATGATAGTATTCAACTGTATTCATCTGTAGTTCAcactctgcttcatgctgcaggttgAGGATGTGAACTCCAAGCTTACTACTTTATCTGCCATATATGATACTTGTGATGCCCatttcatagtgatcccatatccctctGGAACCTTAAGGCAAATTAAAGACATTTGGAGGTTGCCTTTGAcattgtgttttgtcacagaaagggcaataatacatacatgtaaaatttATAACTGGACGATTTACTTCAGGTAactgaaaagaattttaaaatctaaaaggtTTACCTAGTGGTTTAAATTCCTAGGTCTTTTGTCCATATCAGTttttaattggaaacaaaatgaagATGGATAtcataatgcatgaatacattgttgacacttgttacaaTTTTCCTCCCAAATCTCCTGTAACTGAATGCAAGTTGACttgtcaaagacctcaacaaatcTTTTATCCTGTTAGGTTTTCTTGAGAATGAATTCTTTCAGGTTCTCAATGACtcctgtgatatgcaaaggctttaagagctTGCTCACACACTAAAGCCTTTACTCTTCTATAATGGTAATACGAAGTACAAAAGGTTACtgtactgactacattcatggggtttctttgcagcatgactttttcctcatgatttcaaagacaaatccatgaaaaggatttaccacattgcatattcacagggtctcactgaggtATGTGTTCTTCTAAGTACGTGGAAATAACTGCATTAAGAAAagactttatcacattgattacatgtgCAAGGTTTCTCGCTACTATCTACTCTTTTATAGACTTGAAGTTGACTTTGACAtgcaaaacatgaaaaagtaATTTGTAGGTGTGAATATGCTAAAAAAAATTTTCTCTATGTATTGCTTTTTAGATAACAATTCCCAATGAAATATGGGGTGAACCCAAATTTAAGTTCATCATTCCTAGGAAAGCTgcagacttcccaatagctgacaaGCTTTCATCATTCATCTTTTGTTTCCCAAAACACGACTGTTCCATACCATATATTCACTTTGCCAAACATAGTGACTGTCCCAAACCACATTTTCTCTTccctaaaacataataccttttcctaaccacaaaagaacaaatggatatgactgTTTGGACTGTAAAATCTACACTTTTGCATCAGGTGAATTCCTCAATgccataaacaaatcccatatccttaaccatgactgatggaaataactTAGTTGTAAAATGGCagagatgtttatgattttcaactcagaacctctgtaactttctggcttagTGGGTGGATAGGTATCACAGTTCAGTTCCCAAGAATGTTATGTACCACTAACCAACCAGTAGTGACTGGgtgaaaatacatttttgtcaTTTGCCCTGAACatgtgtttgagttgtattggattctGTGGACCGAAAAACACAAAGGCCTTACCATGTTGCTTATGTACTcagaatttctctccagtatgaaacttttatgatgaagACAATAGACATATGCAAAGGGCTCACATTTTGAAACAtttataaagtttctctccagttctaattctttcatgatgatggttatacaaatgtggaacagCTTAACCACCTTAAATACATTCATAGTCTTTCTGTTCAATATGAATGCTTCCATGACTTTGAGGATGATTGTGAGGAGCAAATttttccacattggttacattcataaggtttctctccaatatgtCTTCATGTTATAGGAAATTACTATCCTGTCAAAATACTTTATCAGATTGGTTACATTCATACAATTTCCAGTGTGCATTCTTCTATGTGCATGCAGATTATTATGGCATACAAAGGTTTtgacacattggttacattcatagggtttcactccagaaagtgttcttgttcaagatgactcttacatgaaaagactttagGACATTGAcaatattcataaggattttcttcaacatggatttttatgtattaggaaatGACTGTGTTGTACAAAGGTGATTCCACACTGCTTATATTCATAAGGTTGTTCTCCAGGATGTGTTCATTTTGTCTTTAGAGACGATTCGGGAAATGCATAGACTTTATCACATTGGGTACATTcaaaagatttctctccagtgtgagttctttcatgtgctACCAGATGActattctgtgcaaaggctttaccacactggttacattcataaggtttctctccagtgtgcattCTCTTATGTTTTAGGAGATTACCCTTATGTGTAAAtgctttaccacaatggttacattcataaggtttctctccactgtgagttcttttatgtagcatGAGAGTACTGTTACATGAAAAGGcgttaccacactgattacattcataaggtttctctccagtgtgagttcttttatgtatttggagaatGCTGTTacgtgcaaaagctttaccacattggttacactcataaggtttctctccagtgtgagttcttttatgtatttggagactactgttacatgcaaaggatttaccacaatggttacattcataaggtttctctccagtgtgagttcttttatgtattagaagaGTACttctctgtgcaaaggctttaccgcattggttacattcataaggtttctctccagtgtgagttcttttatgtattaggagatcactgttacatgcaaaggctttaccacactgattacattcataaggtttctctccagtgtgacttcttttatgtattaggagattactgttacatgcaaaggctttaccacactgattacattcataaggtttctctccagtgtgacttcttttatgtattaggagattactgttacatgcaaaggctttaccacactgattacattcataaggtttctctccagtgtgtgttcttttatgtcttcggaaatcactgttagatgcaaacgcttttccacattggttacattcatatgttttctctccagtgtgaattcctttatgtactttgagactactgttacatgcaaaggctttaccacgttggttacattcatgagttTTCTCTCCTATATGTGTCCTTTTACGTCTTAGAACAAGACTGTTATTTGCAAAGGTGTTATCATGTTCgttacattcatagtgatcctcaCCAGTATGCGCACTTTTATATGTGTAGGGAcacctgtgatgtgcaaagacttcgtcatattgagtatcttcagggtgTTTGTCtccactatgactgttttcatacctgcaaagataatcagcacatatgaaagctttaccacattcattgcaCTAAAGAATGCTATTGTCTATGTGACTTAATTTTTCAATTCGGTGGGAAGGTAAAGAATAATTAcatcttgagttttcatcattatttttacattcatggtGATATTATCTAgggggttgttttgcatatttcaaaatacctgtggtggtaaaaatatttgttacctgTCTCACATTTATATTACACTTTCTTCTATATAATGTTTTACCACagatttgtagaaaactgcaagaccTCAGACCTTTAACACACTGACAGGATTCATCAATTTCCCTATACTGTGTGCCATACTAAATATGCAAAGAAAACACGCAGAGTAATTTgcatattcctaaaacttatattttctgtagtgtgattttgtgagaactCCTAATGAAGATGCATAACAAGTTCATTGATGCTGGTGCATACTTTGTGAAAGTGTGTGAATGCCGACTGCTAAGTCAGCAGAGAGATACGTGCTAATGAGATCATAGTATTGTTAGTTCTGTGGCCCATCACCTgtcctatattttgtaaacatttgtctttCATCACTTATCTATTGggaataataaagagctaacaactgatagcagggcacaaaatggagtgcagaacttctgagtgagagagggttgctgggaagaaagcaaatgacaggcaATTCACCACAGGCCAGTGATGTTAACAGAAGGACGTGAATATGAAcagagaagtagagctggccatgcatcaggacactgtgctaggtttatttgtgttagggaaaaaatgGTTCAGAATATGCCCAGgaaaattgcctaagctttaaaatattaaaaagcctctgtgtcattatttgtagtgCTGACAGCTCTAATTAGGGCATATAATCCATAacaggtatcaatttttaaacatctactcaaaatggggactactataccttttagttgttgtGGATAGTACATTGTTTATTTCAATATACATATACTAACATGACTGtactcattgtgatatatgataaaactattaaaagaataataagtgACATGGTTTCATGATGCATtcagacatttgatttttttcatcacagacgtgctatagggattatggtttttccacaaacttagcaacattactacaagtatattAGTAACCTAGTTTTACTATGGACTACttgattagtataatgttttggatatactttcatcatTCTTTACTTTGAATACATTtggcaatatctgagttgtaggagactaaacaaattgcagttcTACCTTATTACAGTAATGAGGCTATGAGTTAAAAATTGACCTTGTGTAAGGTAtgttttccttgcattctttcttagaggatgccctgcaaaaacacatcaaatacctaacatggaggtacatggtttagtaacaagttagtcatcatcaataaatacacttaaagcagttcatttacactgtccATTCTCTTTCCAACTTCCAAAACATATTAAAACtttctcagaaccatattcatataagcttacacatgaaaattaccttgcatgtcttctataAGGTTGACAATACTCTTCCATATTATGATCTTCCCAACTGTAGCCTAAAACATAGTAACAAaaaatgtatgctttattattggaaataagacaaaattaaaatcgtgatctatggtcaatcaaagaaccattcacctcattcttccatattttcaagagaaattacagaaacacatcaataatgaatatagattttttccccacattttaaaaagtaaagaaaattcactgtcctacctatagcagtaaGGTTCCAGTAGGTCTCCAACATTACATCTTtatagagattcctctgggaaggatccagcaaagcccactcttcttgagtgaagttcatatgcacatcattgtaggtcaatgcagtcTAAAATAACCACACACgtataaaagaaagcatgatgcttagaatactggaaatgtatccttcatttacaatattttcaaagtattctggtttttcttctacttattttgtGACACACAAGTTTTAAGGCAATAACTAACTCTttttaggaggaaactgaatagtgaAGTTCATCTCTCTCATCCTTTAACTAGGATACAGActtgcaagagaaatgtcaatcaacagataaagagagagtaaacagatcaacagtactgagcccagatgagagaaatagtataaacaattcctgactcttataagaatgggcaggctgggtgtattatctgatgactttaattccaaaatcactcaggaaacagaggctggtgtatctcatagagctggatggtagcctgctcaatgcaataagttccaggacactcaggggtacataatcagatcctgaataatacacaaaaattaatcaaacaaacaagataaaaaacttaaagatctttctcaagtttctacaaagagttacacattcactccagttctgcatacaTGTCTAGAAACCATAAGTGCCTCATTtcaaactgtaatattaatatgatctttttaaaaatgaaatgtatgcttgaacaattacaaaaggagagatgaaaatattagcaatttaaatgttgatcatcAATAGGCAACACAGGGaatggaggtatggctcagtggttaagaacacggttcttccagaggacctggattaaaTTCCCACACCCACAGGACAgctaatagctgtctgtaacacaaatatattcaataaaatactcgcaaaacaaatccaagaacacatcaaagatatacacgATGAACAAATTGGCTTAATGTCAGGGATacaggaatggttcaacatatgaaaatacatcaatgtaatccaccatataaacaaactgaaagatcaagatcacatgatcatctcattagatgagaaaaagcctttgacaaaatataacaccctttcatgttaaaagacttggagaaatcaggcatataaggaatcaggcacatacttaacataataaaggcagtaaaaagcaaggtgagggctaacataaaattatttggagagaaacttaaagaaattccactcatataaggtacaggacaaggatgcctcccctctccatatcttttcactATACCCCTTAAGTCCtagtaaagcaataagacaattaaaggttatcaaggaaatacaaattggaaaggaaaaactcaaagtatcattattcacagatgatttaCTAGTATACCTCGGTAACCtaagaaattctaccagagaattcctacagttgatatACACTTTCTACAAAGTAGTTGGGAACACAATTAACTAAAAATTTCATTagtcctgtatacaaatgaaaaatgggttggGAATGagatttgggaaacaacaccctgaacagtagccacaaacaacatgaagtgaaagacctctatgactagaatttgaagtctttaaagaaagaaacgaaaaaaaatatcagaagatagaaagatctcccaaactcatggatatataggattaacatagtaaaacagcattctttttttttaaaaaaaatattaattatactttattcattttgtatcccccctgtagcacacttcctccttctttcacaaAACCCTCCCTTTATCCCCCTTCTttaaaacagcattcttaaaaaATGCAGTCTATGggttcaatccatttcccaacaacattccaacacaattctttacagaccttgaaagagcaaacattaacttcaaatggaaaaataaaacacccttgaTAGCAGTAGAATCCTGTACAGTTGGAATAagcacacagaaataaacccacactcctattggaactttactttcaacaaagaagccaaaatcatacaatggaaaaaagaagtaTCTTACACCActcaaatggctaaaataaaaaactaaagtgacaacacattctggtgaggatgtggagaaaagagaactttCCTTCAGagctgatgggagtgtaaacttgtacaacttccctggtaatcaaactggtacattcaagaaaattgggaatagttctaccgcaatacccatctataccactccaggggatacatccaaaagatgttccatttgTTCTACTATTTTCATAGCTgccagaaagtgaagaatggataaagaacttctagtacatttacacaatggaacactcctcagttattaaaaataagaaatcatggaaattgcaggcaaatggatcgaactagaaaagatcattctgagagagGTAACCAAGacgcagaaagaaacacattgctaATAGACCTATAGTATAGTATAGGATAtgcatactacaatccacacacccacaGAAGCGAAGTAACAAGAAGAGTCCATGGGAGGTTGCCAGAAcgtcactcagaatagaaaacagaacagacagcagaagtggatgaaaagagggaactgggcaggaaggCAGAAGTTGGAATAGGGAGGGGAAAAATATgggtatcagatgtggggagaattgtagtaggaggtgagagggttgagaaaaagaaaggagactgAGGCGGTTTCTCTTTGGAGTTATTTGAtagggaaggttcctgagaggacctgggtgtgactgggtgtgactccagctgagacttctaacagaggggcagggaaaaagagacatagaaaaagaagtgaccacctcctagacAGTCAGGActagggaagagaagaaacaacaactggaccacaaaactcctgatccaaaaattaccctgcttacaaggaGTTTAGGGatgataatgagggaacaaagattgagggaaagtccaaccaataattgggtgAGCCTGAGATCTACCTAACActagagagccagccaatgaaactgtAGATTTTGCTTTGCTAAGCTTGTAGAAGAGCCTAAACGTGTCTGttatctcagaggctccacccagcatccAATGGAGACAGAAGCTGGAATTTGTAACtaagcatggggtggatctcGGGGGGTCTTGTGGAAGTACTAGGGTAAAGATTGATGAACCTGGAGGGGATAGAAagccacaagaccaacagagacaagtaacccagacccagcaggggtacagaaaatgagacatcaactaaagagcatgcatatGCATAGTGTGGACCTAGGCCCACTGAACTTATCTGTATGGTGAGCAGCTTGGTCCATGTGGGTGGAGTGCGAAGAGGAGTAATGTGAACTCTACTGCCTCCCCTtgtcagggctgccttgcctggcctcagtggatgaggatctatcagtcctgatgtgacttaatgtgttGCAAGGGGTTGATACAGGGAGAGGAGAGCATCCCTTctctgggaggagagggagaagtcTGAGGGTGGACTGAGAGCACAGGAAGGAGGGATCACATTGGGttgtaaagtcaaaaaacaatatatattaatttaatagACTCAGAGAGAGgaacagtgggattgggaaggcatAAGGGagctgtagctgggatacaaaagaacaaattgtaataaataaaagagaataaaaacaaaaaaatacactgTCTAAACAATCCAGAGTGCAAACTGGCAACATGATCTTGGCCATCATGTAGGAATGATCACAATAAATCCCAAAAATTCTCATCATGTCTTCAcatatctgtcatggcctaagaactcATAGTTacattacacacatataacatgcttttttttaaaacaaatctcactgttgttacattatctagtaatctagataattctcttagaaggcagaACTTCAACATGATGTCCCTTATAGTAACAAACGACAACATGAAGATGCatgtaacttcaaacaatacatacaaacatatatacatatattctattaagcattttaatattaacattggtaaaTTATGTTGACAACATAGAACATATTGTgggtacatcttccatccttGGACTCATACTCCGAAGGCTctcacatgagaatcaagatttcaaatgtagccttgGCTAACATCCAAGCCAGCTTTGAAAGCAAGCATCACCATCTAGGAAATCATTTAGCATTTTTCAGTTCTACCTTACTTAATTTCTTAGAACATGAGCAGACTAAGAAAGATTGGGGGCCAAATTACCACTCAAA
This region includes:
- the LOC132651299 gene encoding zinc finger protein 431-like codes for the protein MKAFFSKLREAASSGSERSWKDALTYDDVHVNFTWEEWALLDPSQKSLYKDVMLETYWNLFAIGYSWEDHNMEEYCQPYRRHARYENSHSGDKHPEDTQYDEVFAHHSLVLRRKRTHIGEKTHECNQRGKAFACNSSLKVHKGIHTGEKTYECNQCGKAFASNSDFRRHKRTHTGEKPYECNQCGKAFACNSNLLIHKRSHTGEKPYECNQCGKAFACNSNLLIHKRSHTGEKPYECNQCGKAFACNSDLLIHKRTHTGEKPYECNQCGKAFAQRSTLLIHKRTHTGEKPYECNHCGKSFACNSSLQIHKRTHTGEKPYECNQCGKAFARNSILQIHKRTHTGEKPYECNQCGNAFSCNSTLMLHKRTHSGEKPYECNHCGKAFTHKGNLLKHKRMHTGEKPYECNQCGKAFAQNSHLVAHERTHTGEKSFECTQSIHRENFFYLQIHKRTHTGEKP